AATAGCGAGTGCAACGTAAATGGTTTTCGTGAAAAGTTTCATCGATCTCTCCTTGGTTTACTTGAATGATGCGGATAAAGGGGCAAACAGTGTGCCAACTCTTTGCAGAGCCCATGGCTCCGCGGTTTTGCGGAAATCCGGCTGCGTGTTTCGCGGTGTGGGAGAGGTAGGGGCCGGTAGATATTTCACGGCGGATTGAAATATTTACCGCCGCAGTGCGAAACGTCGCTGCGCCTGAGAGGTTCTATTGTGCGGTAACCCGCCGCCGCAGTGCGCCAGCGGCCGAGCGCTGCCGGTTGGCATCACACTTGCAATTTCTCCCCTGTGCGGCTGCATTTGTGCCGTTAAACAGTGTTGATCCGTCGGGAATTGAAAGAGGTAAGTGCAGTGGTCGTTTTGCGAAACGTTGGCAGGCATTGGGTAAATGTGCAGAGCGTATGCTGCGGGCTTACAGGGCTGTGCGTACGCAATTTCGCCTTGCTGCTACTACTACTGGTAGTGCCCTTAGAATTCGCCAGTGCGCAACCTGCTGGCGGCGTCGCATCACTCGCTGAAACCAGTGGCGGCAACGAGGAATCCATGCCGACAATGACGGCGGATGAAATTGACAGCCTGATACACACACTCGAAGACGAGCAACAGCGCCAGCAGTTTGTCGAGAACCTGAAAGGTCTCAAGGCGGTGAAGGCCAGTGCTGCGGACAACAACCCGTTGGCGATTGCCGATGCGTTGCTACCGGAGGAGACCGCGAGCCGTTTGGTGGATAAATATGGTGAACTGCTGGACACCATGGGTATCAGTGCCAACAGTGCGGGCAAGCTGGTGATTACCGGGGGCGCACTGCTACTCATCGCGCTGCTCGTGTGGATCAACGGCCGTCTTGCGAAGAGCTTTGACCGAAAATTTTCCCGCGTACGCAGGGCGCTCGGGCTGAACCAGCATCGTTTCGCCAGCTATTTTCGCCTGCAAGTGTTGGCGGGATACGCCATCGCCGGATTGCTGGCACTGTACACGCTGTCGCTGGTTTTTCATCGTACGTTTGGCGTCGTGATTGACGATGAAGGCCTGGTCAATGCGGCGGAGGTAGTATTTTCCATACTGCTGGTGATTCTCGTGTTTAGCAGTATCTGGGAAATCATCAACGGCGGCATAGAGCACTATACCCGGAAAAATCAGGGCGCCGTGACTGCCAGGGTGCGTACCTTGATACCTTTGGTGCGCAATGCCCTGTTATTTTTTCTCACCGTGCTGTCGCTACTGGTCGTACTGTCGGAGATCGGCGTGGATGTGATGCCGCTACTGGCCGGTGCCGGTGTACTGGGTATCGCCATTGGCTTTGGTGCGCAGACACTGGTCAAGGATTTTCTTACCGGCTTTACCATTCTGATTGAAGATCTGCTGCAGGTAGATGATGTCGTCACCGTTGGCGGCCGCACGGGTATTGTTGAGCGCATCACCCTGCGCAAGGTCGAGATGCGTTCCCTGGACGGCACCGTGCACACGGTGCCATTCAGTGAAATCAGCATTGTGGATAACCTGACCAAGGATTTCAGTTACTACATGCTGGAGGTCGGTGTGGCGTATCGGGAAAACACCGATGAAGTGGTCGCCTGCCTGCTGGATATCGACCGTGAACTGCGTGCGAGCGAAGAGTATGGCCCCTATATCCTGGAGCCGCTGGAAGTACTGGGCGTGGACCGCTTTGACGACAGTGCGGTCGTCATCAAGGCGCGCACCCGCACCCGCGCCCACGAGAAATGGTTTGTGGGCCGCGAATTCAATCGACGGATCAAGCTGGCGTTTGACGAGCGCAATATCGAAATTCCGTTCCCCCATCAAACGCTGTACTTTGGCGAGGCAAAGAATGGGACCCCGACCGCGGCGGATATCCGTCTGCTCGCAGAGGAGGGTAACCAGTCGAGTGCCAGTGATGCTGACGCGGCGCACGCAGGCGCTGCCAAGGGTGATGGCAAGACCGCCAAGGCAGCGGGAGCAGTACCGCGTGGCGATATGAAAGTTAGCCGCGAATCTACAGAGAAACCGAAAGCGGCTGCCCAACACTGGGACGATTAGGCGGAAGGCGGTCACCGAAAATCTTGCCGTTGACCGCTACAAATTCCGCTGGATTTATGTCATTTTCGGGGCACACGTAGTTCAGTAGTCGAAGTTTTATGAAGCGTTTTGCCCTGTCTCTTTTCGTTGCCGGTTTTGCAGGATTTTGCTCTGCCGAGCAGCTCACCATCGATCGAATCTTCTCCGACCCGGCATTGAGCGGTACCAGCCCCCGCGCACTGCAGTATTCGCCGGACGGTAGTCGAGTCACTTTTCTTAAAGGACGCGAGGAAGATTACAACCGCTACGACCTGTGGGAGTACCGCCTGAGCGACGGCGAGACCCGTATGCTGGTGGACTCCGACAAACTGCATCGCGGTGAGGAACAGCTCTCCGATGAGGAGAAGGCCCGTCGCGAGCGCCAGCGTATTTTCGGCAGCGGCATCATGGAGTACAGCTGGTCGAAGGATGGCAAGTCGCTGCTGTTCCCCCTGGCCGGCGATGTGTTCTATTACGCGCTGGAGGATGGCCAGTCCAAACGCCTGACGGAAACCGAAGCGTTTGAAACCGATGTGCGGGTGTCCCCGAAAGGAAACTTTGTTTCCTTTATCCGCGACCAGAATATTTTTGTGGTGGACCTGGACAGCGGCAAGGAGCGCCAGCTTACTGTCGATGGCAAGGGGCCAATCAAAAATGGCATGGCGGAATTTGTGGCCCAGGAAGAGATGGACCGCATGACCGGTTACTGGTGGTCCCCGGACGAGCAGCGCATCGCCTATCTGCAGGTGGATGAAAGCCCGGTGGACGAGGTCACCCGCAGCGAGATCTATGCGGACCGTATCGACATGATCAAGCAGCGCTACCCCGCCGCCGGCCGCCCCAATGTGAAAATCAAGCTGGGAGTGCTGGAGCTCGCCAGTGGCAAGACCCAGTGGCTCGATCTGGGCAACAACGAAGATATCTACATTCCCCGGGTGCAATGGGCGCGGGACAACCTGTTGTCCTATCAATGGCAGAACCGCAGCCAGAACAGACTGGAACTGCGATTTGTGGATATCCCCGGTGGCAGCACCCGCAATGCACTGGTGGAAACCAGCGATACCTGGGTCAACCTGTTTCACGATCTGCGCTTCCTGAAAAACAGCGACCGCTTTATCTGGGCGTCGGAAAAAGATGGATTCAAGCACCTGTACCTGTACGACTTCCGCGGCAAGCAACTGGCGCAGTTGACCGCTGGCGACTGGGCGATTGACGAGCTGGAAGCGCTGGATGAAGACAATGGCAAGGTGTATTTCTCCGGGCGCAAGGATACGCCGCTGGAGCGTCACCTGTATGTGACCGACCTGAACGGCAGCGGCAAGATTGAGAAAATCTCCAGCCGCGCGGGTATGCACAGCATCGAATTCGCCGGCGATGCCTCCGGTTATATTGATACCTACTCCAACCCGACGACGCCGGCCCAGGTGAGCCTGCATGGCATTGATGGCAAGCGCGTCACCTGGCTACAGGAAAACAAGGTGGAAGAGGGCCACCCACTGTATCCGTACATGAGTGACTGGATCGAGCCGGAGTTTGGCCAGATTGAAGTCAAAGGAGGCAAGGCACCGGAAGGGCACACGCTCTATTATCGGATGTACAAGCCGGCAGGCTTCGATCCGAAGAAGACCTACCCGACCATGGTCTTCCTGTACGGCGGCCCCCACGCGCAACTGGTTACCAACAGCTGGGATAGACCCTTCAACCAGTACATGGCCCAGCAGGGCTATGTGGTGTTCACCCTCGACAACCGCGGCTCTGCCAATCGTGGCAAAAAATTCGAAGACCCCATCTTCAAGAAAATGGGTAGTGTGGAAGTGGACGATCAGGTGACCGGGGTGAAGTTCCTGCGCACCCTGCCGTTTATTGATCCCGAGCGCATCGGTGTTTACGGGCACAGCTACGGCGGTTACATGGCGCTGATGGCGATGTTCAAGGCGGGTGACTATTTCAACGCGGGTATCTCCGGTGCGCCGGTGACCGACTGGGGCCTGTACGACACCCACTACACCGAGCGCTACATGGGCAACCCCAACCAGGTGCCGGAGGCCTATGCAGCGGCTTCCGTATTCCCCTACGCCGGGGATCTGAAAGGCCCGCTGCTGATTTATCACGGCATGGCGGACGACAATGTGCTGTTCACCAATACCACCAGGCTGATTAAACAGTTGCAGGACAACGGCCAGCAGTTCGAGCTGATGACCTACCCGGGCAAGAAGCACAGCCTGCGGGGCAAGGAAACCCGCAAGCACTGGTATCAAATGATGAAAGATTTCTTCGACCGCACGCTAAAGGCGTCTGAATGATCGATTGAATCAGTGCAACGAGAAAGGGCTTCCAGTGGAAGCCCTTTTTTGTCGTCCCTCCCC
This genomic interval from Microbulbifer sp. Q7 contains the following:
- a CDS encoding mechanosensitive ion channel family protein, with amino-acid sequence MLLLLLVVPLEFASAQPAGGVASLAETSGGNEESMPTMTADEIDSLIHTLEDEQQRQQFVENLKGLKAVKASAADNNPLAIADALLPEETASRLVDKYGELLDTMGISANSAGKLVITGGALLLIALLVWINGRLAKSFDRKFSRVRRALGLNQHRFASYFRLQVLAGYAIAGLLALYTLSLVFHRTFGVVIDDEGLVNAAEVVFSILLVILVFSSIWEIINGGIEHYTRKNQGAVTARVRTLIPLVRNALLFFLTVLSLLVVLSEIGVDVMPLLAGAGVLGIAIGFGAQTLVKDFLTGFTILIEDLLQVDDVVTVGGRTGIVERITLRKVEMRSLDGTVHTVPFSEISIVDNLTKDFSYYMLEVGVAYRENTDEVVACLLDIDRELRASEEYGPYILEPLEVLGVDRFDDSAVVIKARTRTRAHEKWFVGREFNRRIKLAFDERNIEIPFPHQTLYFGEAKNGTPTAADIRLLAEEGNQSSASDADAAHAGAAKGDGKTAKAAGAVPRGDMKVSRESTEKPKAAAQHWDD
- a CDS encoding S9 family peptidase codes for the protein MKRFALSLFVAGFAGFCSAEQLTIDRIFSDPALSGTSPRALQYSPDGSRVTFLKGREEDYNRYDLWEYRLSDGETRMLVDSDKLHRGEEQLSDEEKARRERQRIFGSGIMEYSWSKDGKSLLFPLAGDVFYYALEDGQSKRLTETEAFETDVRVSPKGNFVSFIRDQNIFVVDLDSGKERQLTVDGKGPIKNGMAEFVAQEEMDRMTGYWWSPDEQRIAYLQVDESPVDEVTRSEIYADRIDMIKQRYPAAGRPNVKIKLGVLELASGKTQWLDLGNNEDIYIPRVQWARDNLLSYQWQNRSQNRLELRFVDIPGGSTRNALVETSDTWVNLFHDLRFLKNSDRFIWASEKDGFKHLYLYDFRGKQLAQLTAGDWAIDELEALDEDNGKVYFSGRKDTPLERHLYVTDLNGSGKIEKISSRAGMHSIEFAGDASGYIDTYSNPTTPAQVSLHGIDGKRVTWLQENKVEEGHPLYPYMSDWIEPEFGQIEVKGGKAPEGHTLYYRMYKPAGFDPKKTYPTMVFLYGGPHAQLVTNSWDRPFNQYMAQQGYVVFTLDNRGSANRGKKFEDPIFKKMGSVEVDDQVTGVKFLRTLPFIDPERIGVYGHSYGGYMALMAMFKAGDYFNAGISGAPVTDWGLYDTHYTERYMGNPNQVPEAYAAASVFPYAGDLKGPLLIYHGMADDNVLFTNTTRLIKQLQDNGQQFELMTYPGKKHSLRGKETRKHWYQMMKDFFDRTLKASE